A section of the Echeneis naucrates chromosome 12, fEcheNa1.1, whole genome shotgun sequence genome encodes:
- the tmem38b gene encoding trimeric intracellular cation channel type B, which translates to MDLFEVLHLDHLAHGLANLSMFPYFDMAHYVVSVMALREQPGALEVSRVSPLACWFSSMLFCFGGAVLSGIMLAEPPVAPLTNSSSVLLASVIWYLVFYCPMDLVYCCTALLPLRLVLSGMKEVTRTWKVLGGVTQAHSKYKDSLLVMIAIGWAKGAGGGLISNFEQLVRGVWKPETNELLRMSYPTKITLIGAVLFALQQTHYLPLQKHHLMLIYTIFTVINKSRMMLTGSTALPFAAIESAIYKTLFTGSSPYAALTGEAKKACIDKRTTNRTTSTAATKESSENGKAGKHTPDSSVKGQSESLRAKEESENTETTSCKKTN; encoded by the exons ATGGATTTGTTTGAAGTCCTCCATTTGGACCATCTGGCCCACGGGCTGGCCAACTTGTCCATGTTTCCTTACTTTGACATGGCGCACTATGTGGTGTCAGTGATGGCTCTGAGGGAACAGCCAG GAGCGCTTGAGGTGTCCAGAGTCAGCCCCTTAGCCTGCTGGTTCAGCTCCATGCTCTTCTGCTTTGGTGGCGCTGTACTGTCTGGAATCATGCTGGCTGAGCCACCTGTAGCACCTCtgaccaacagcagcagcgttCTGCTTGCTTCTGTCATCTG gtaCCTGGTGTTTTACTGCCCCATGGACCTGGTGTACTGTTGTactgctctgctgcctctcagGCTCGTGCTGTCAGGAATGAAGGAAGTGACCAGGACATGGAAGGTGCTTGGAGGGGTCACACAGGCTCATAGCAAATATAAAGATAGCCTGCTCGTCATGATTGCCATTGGATGGGCTAAAG GTGCTGGAGGTGGCCTGATAAGTAATTTTGAGCAGCTTGTTCGAGGTGTGTGGAAACCAGAGACTAATGAGCTCCTCCGAATGTCTTA CCCAACAAAGATCACCCTGATTGGAGCGGTGCTGTTTGCTCTGCAGCAGACTCACTACCTGCCGCTGCAGAAGCACCACCTGATGCTCATCTACACCATCTTCACCGTCATCAACAAG TCGAGGATGATGCTGACTGGCTCCACCGCCTTACCATTTGCTGCCATTGAGTCAGCCATCTACAAGACCCTCTTCACCGGCTCCTCCCCTTATGCCGCCCTCACTGGCGAGGCAAAGAAAGCATGTATTGATAAGAGAACAACAAACAGGACGACCTCCACTGCTGCAACCAAAGAGTCCAGCGAGAACGGaaaggcaggaaaacacaccCCTGATTCTTCTGTCAAGGGACAAAGTGAATCACTCAGAGCCAAAGAGGAGTCAGAGAACACAGAGACTACAAGCTGCAAGAAGACCAACTAG